The following proteins come from a genomic window of Dreissena polymorpha isolate Duluth1 chromosome 1, UMN_Dpol_1.0, whole genome shotgun sequence:
- the LOC127832970 gene encoding uncharacterized protein LOC127832970, whose product MLQLNIEKGSDMVQDFLCSPCEERQLEESADYYCESCVKYYCSKCIYMHNQLFMKHSPYGRGDIKKLPFAKKVEDFLLKCVVHKEENLEILCKDHSQLCCNFCVLLNHSKCKTVMLLSDFVKKTSTDLKHVSDAIKTTMGKLKGLQKNLEASIRFGQSSYDEQLHKVQETREKVIAALNMLEKETLREMKDKLTTIQATLRSDVDKCTTLEDELKLSGLLRIFQGDPDQIIRIDKKSEYDGHMISDDCVIRDFCVLPSGQVLVADMNQVKLLNQHYKLVSHCSLSNAPLSICQITPSEVGVTGGKEVQFIKVNKSQLVIDRKLRLEHSCYGIAHHQGDLFVTVHKYTMSGELVSKLHQSKSDTCSVEKCAVSPTGDKLYITSSSQNKLLTLAIDGSVLSTFMDPELKYPRGIYVTPVGQLLVCGRDSSTILQVDSKGNKKLATLATQRDGLNSPCSVCYNNNTGSIIVGQRDKNKILVLKVQ is encoded by the exons ATGTTGCAGTTAAACATTGAAAAAGGATCTGACATGGTCCAAGACTTCTTGTGTTCGCCATGCGAAGAACGACAACTCGAGGAATCAGCTGATTATTACTGCGAGTCTTGCGTGAAGTAttattgcagtaaatgtatttacATGCACAATCAGTTGTTTATGAAACATTCCCCTTATGGAAGGGGAGACATAAAGAAATTGCCATTTGCCAAGAAGGTGGAAGATTTTCTTCTAAAATGTGTTGTACATAAAGAAGAAAACCTGGAAATTTTGTGCAAAGACCATAGCCAGCTGTGCTGCAATTTTTGCGTTTTACTTAATCACAG CAAATGCAAAACAGTGATGCTTTTATCAGACTTTGTGAAAAAGACCTCAACAGACCTCAAACATGTATCAGATGCTATCAAAACTACTATGGGGAAACTGAAGGGGCTTCAAAAGAACTTGGAGGCTAGCATTCGGTTTGGGCAAAGTTCATATGATGAGCAGTTACACAAAGTACAGGAAACTCGTGAAAAAGTAATTGCAGCCTTAAACATGCTTGAAAAGGAGACACTGAGGGAAATGAAAGATAAATTAACCACAATTCAAGCCACTCTAAGAAGTGATGTTGATAAATGTACCACTCTTGAAGATGAATTAAAATTGTCAGGTCTTTTGAGGATCTTTCAGGGAGATCCAGATCAAATAATAAGGATAGACAAGAAGTCTGAGTATGATGGACACATGATAAGTGATGATTGCGTTATCAGAGACTTCTGTGTTCTCCCTAGTGGACAGGTCCTGGTTGCAGACATGAATCAAGTCAAGTTGCTGAACCAGCACTACAAGCTTGTGAGTCACTGTAGTTTATCTAATGCCCCATTGAGCATTtgtcagatcacacccagtgaggttggtGTAACTGGCGGCAAAGAGGTCCAGTTTATAAAAGTCAACAAAAGCCAGCTGGTGATAGACAGAAAGCTTCGGTTAGAACATTCATGTTATGGTATTGCCCACCACCAGGGAGACCTGTTTGTCACTGTACACAAGTACACAATGAGTGGTGAACTTGTCAGCAAACTGCACCAGTCTAAATCAGATACTTGCTCAG taGAGAAATGTGCAGTTAGCCCAACAGGTGACAAATTGTACATCACCAGCTCCTCCCAAAACAAGCTGCTCACACTGGCCATTGACGGATCAGTTCTTTCCACCTTTATGGATCCTGAATTGAAATATCCTCGTGGGATATACGTGACACCTGTAGGCCAATTGCTGGTATGTGGACGTGACTCCAGCACTATCCTACAGGTGGACAGCAAGGGCAATAAGAAGCTTGCCACTCTTGCTACACAGAGGGATGGGCTTAACAGCCCATGCTCAGTCTGCTACAACAACAATACTGGCTCAATTATTGTGGGACAGAGGGATAAAAACAAGATCCTGGTGTTGAAAGTGCAataa